The following proteins are co-located in the Phocoena phocoena chromosome 1, mPhoPho1.1, whole genome shotgun sequence genome:
- the FNDC5 gene encoding fibronectin type III domain-containing protein 5: MRSQWPRNPADLKDSVKACCRGGAGAPRPSGARRGRGRRRRRRAGVAVRGADMQAARGGTGRPGRAGRGPERQRERLPHAGAAAMHPGPPRAALRLWLGCVCLALVQADSPSAPVNVTVRHLKANSAVVSWDVLEDEVVIGFAISQQKKDVRMLRFIQEVNTTTRSCALWDLEEDTEYIVHVQAISIQGQSPASEPVLFKTPREAEKMASKNKDEVTMKEMGRNQQLRTGEVLIIVVVLFMWAGVIALFCRQYDIIKDNEPNNNKEKTKSASETSTPEHQSGGLLRSKVRARPGPGWGPRGWHPGSPRAAEGFPNKPSVNIIEA; encoded by the exons ATGAGATCCCAGTGGCCCCGGAACCCTGCAGATTTGAAGGATTCTGTGAAGGCCTGTTGCcggggtggag CGGGGGCGCCCCGCCCCTCGGGCGCCCGACGTGgacgcggccgccgccgccgccgccgcgcgggAGTCGCTGTCCGCGGAGCCGACATGCAGGCGGCGCGGGGCGGCACGGGGCGGCCGGGCCGGGCGGGCCGCGGGCCGGAGCGCCAGCGGGAGCGGCTGCCGCACGCCGGAGCCGCCGCCATGCACCCCGGGCCGCCCCGCGCCGCGCTCCGCCTGTGGCTGGGCTGCGTCTGCCTCGCGCTGGTGCAGGCGG atagCCCCTCGGCCCCAGTGAATGTCACCGTCAGGCACCTCAAGGCCAACTCTGCAGTGGTGAGCTGGGACGTCCTGGAGGATGAGGTCGTCATTGGATTTGCCATCTCTCAGCAG AAGAAGGACGTGCGGATGCTGCGCTTCATCCAGGAGGTGAACACCACCACCCGCTCGTGCGCGCTCTGGGACCTGGAGGAGGACACCGAGTACATCGTGCACGTGCAGGCCATCTCCATTCAGGGCCAGAGTCCCGCGAGCGAGCCCGTGCTCTTTAAGACGCCACGGGAAGCTGAGAAGATGGCCTCGAAGAACAAAG ATGAGGTGACCATGAAGGAGATGGGGAGGAACCAACAGCTGCGGACGGGCGAGGTGCTGATCATCGTCGTGGTCCTGTTCATGTGGGCCG GCGTCATCGCCCTCTTCTGCCGCCAGTATGACATTATCAAGGACAATGAACCCAATAACAACAAGGAAAAAACCAAGAGTGCATCAGAAACCAGCACACCAGAGCACCAAAGCGGGGGCCTTCTCCGCAGCAAGGTGAGGGCAAGACCTGGGCCTGGATGGGGGCCCCGTGGCTGGCACCCTGGTAGTCCCCGGGCTGCAGAAGGG tttcCAAACAAGCCCTCGGTGAACATCATCGAAGCATGA